The Clupea harengus chromosome 13, Ch_v2.0.2, whole genome shotgun sequence DNA window CTAATTTCTTTCTGATATTGAACTGGAATGGGAGTCATTTTCTGAGGGCACCCATTTCACATGTACACCATTCAAATCCAACTATAGATAAAGTCCTCTTGCCACCCTATCAGCACTTTCTTCTGCACTCTTCAGTGGAGACGTGAGGTCTGCTGTGTTTCTGAGGAAGCCAtcaaggagggagggggcatTTTAGCTGATAGCATTTTAGCTGATAGCCAGTTGGTGGGAAGTGGTTTTTAGATTATGGTCTCAGGGAAATCACTGATGCATCCCTTGCGACGTGGCCAGTAGTACTTCCTATCAATTaggttttctttctctttttttttttctcaatgttTTCTACTTTATTGTCTTTATTAGATTGTGTGGGAGCTCTATAATGTGTACCCTCTCACGCGAAAGCTGATAAAAACTGGCTGGACTGGAAGGCTACAGTTTAATGGTGTTGTTTTTGCAGCAAGACCATTATTGATATTGTGGGGCTAAATTTGACAGTAATTGCCACTGATATGGGGAGCTTTGATGAGTACGCCAGACAGCCGACAAACCACTTTTTATGGTGTAGTGTGATCACTGCAGGTTTAAAcactgatgtttttttctctttggcCCTAGACTAGCTCAGTTGCATTTGAACACATGATAATGTGCTTCCGTCTTCACGTTTTTGGGTGTTCCAGCTTATGCTATGAACTTTGTCGTGTGAACGTTTTGTGCATGTGCACTTGTGCAGCAACAGTGATGTTGGGTTTGTGTCATGTCAAATGTCCGTCTCGTGAGTTTGTTTTACAGGAGCCTTttacaggatttttttttctttagtgtGCAGTTACAGTTGTGTATTGCAAGAGAAGGTCCCCTTTATGCAGCAACTCTGTGTGATGAAGGAAATATGTTTCCTACTGCAGATCATAACTGGTGTATTTGGTATAGTTATTGCTTTTagtgctgtgtgctgatgtgccgtcactacagatgagtttTGCTCTGACTGCCGCGCCattgagcctggctctttggcggtcacattgagcctggctctttggcggtcagagtgcaggtttggGACCccgtagacccgggttcaagtcccGGCGGGGTGACTACTCTCTCCCCTTCGCTACATGCTGCCACATTTAAATATCTGACTAACGTGCTGATCTCAGGGTGTAGGGGAGATGGTGGTGTGATATGTCATGCCCAGTGATGCCCAATGGAGAATGACTGTTTGCCCATATTTACTGAACAGGTCTAAGCAGCATCAGGTAACCATGGGTATTTAGTGGACGTGCTTTAAACAGACATGTGCTGTCCCTTGTGTGATGAGCTGTTTCAGATGTGGATGCAGAGtacaagcaagcaaacaaaaacgCTCAGTATGTATTAACATACATGATGCCTTATCCATTATGCTGCCTCAAGAGAGGTCCTCCAGTCCTGCACATGCCATTTGCCATGTTTGAAGTGACTTTGCTGTGCCCCTAACAACATGAGGTGAAAGTCCTTATTACTTAGCTATAACCTAGTATGTGGGGCCCCAGTTGATTGTGTAGTCCTGATGTCGAGGGTATAGGCAAGTTACCCCTTTTTACATTTTAACTACAATATACTCTTTTGCAAAGTGACTTACTGTACAGCTGGTACACTCTATGGAAAAAAGTATTCAGACGCCTGACCATTAAACCAGCAGAGACTGTAATGACATTGTATTCAAATACATATACTTTAATATGGAGTTGGTCCCCCTTTTGCAGCTATAACAGCTTCCACTCTTCTTGGAAGGCTTTCCACAAGATTTTGGAGTGTTTCTGTGAGAATTGGTGCCCATTCATTCTGTAGAGCACTGATGTTGGATGAGAAGGCCTGGCTCGCAATCTCCGTTACAGTTCATCCCATGAGCTTGATGGGGTTGAGGTCAGGGCTGTGTGCGGGCCAGTCAAGTTCTTCCACACAGAACTCATCAAACCATGTCTTTACAGTCCTTGCTTTGTGCACTGGGGCACAGTCATGTTGGAACAGAAAAAAGTTGGAAGCATATCATTGTCCAAAATGTCTTGGTATGCTGAAGCATTAACATTGCCCTTCACTGGAGATGAGGGGCCTAGCCCAAACCCTAAAAAACAGCCCCATACCATTATCCCTCCTCTACCAAACTGGTATGACCAAATACTTTTGTCCATATAGTGTATATGTTGTAATTGGTATGCCTTGGGTATTTGGccctatgaccttggtgttggcGTTGCTATCTGCTTCCTCTTTGTTTCTATGGAGCCTTTAACTTCATATTAATGGTGTAAGGCATTAAGTGATATTTATGAAATCTCTACAGATCAGCAACAGAGGCTGCCATGGAAACCACCTGGCTTTCTTACCTAATGGGATCAGTactgtgtcagtcagtgttttgttgaGGGACGTTTCAACATGTTGTTTTACTTTCTGGGCCTCTGCCTCTCAAGACAACAAATTAAACGAGATTAAGCTAAGCTAAGGACAGCAGTCCAGAAAAGAGTTACATGTCTAGAccgtctgaacacacacacagccattggAAATGGAGAGTGTTGAGAGCCATTGTTCAGCTAGCATGCACAACAAGAGTTACTGTGACAGTTGAGTCGGCAGGACATGGAGGTCAACTGCTGGTCAGCATTTGGCAGGAACTCCTTTCTGGTCTTTTCTATTTACCCAGCCAAGCTATGCCAGGCGCCAACAGCCTAATGACAGCTGACTTTATCAGTGCCCGGCCTGAATGTTGGCATCAGGAGCCCTAGAGTGGCGGACAGGACCGCTGGCTAACCATGTTTCCGCACGCACCAAGTGTAACCtctccagagagagggagagagatataatTAGCCGCTCTGTTCATgggagaccaaaaaaaaaaacctaatccTTCGTTTTGGCTTGAAGTAGAATATCCTCCAGTGGCACAGTGGCTAATAATTTGAAAAGCTAAATCTTATTAGGGGGACAGAGGTGTGTTCCCTTGGCTGCTGTCCAGTTGAGTATTGAAAGAGGATTATGGCTGACTTGGTGGTATCTGTAACCAGTGCCTTGCAAATCACAAGGACTTAACTCCTATAGTGTATTCTAAACGGATTATGTCCAAAATGTTGTTGCTTTACCAGTTGTTAAACCTAAATACTTTTAGGTGAGATGCACCAATGAACCTGCCATGATAAATGTTACGCCATTCCTATAAAGGTCAATTAAAGATGGAGTCTGTAATTCGGTTGTGCGAAAGGTTGTGGATATTTGAGCTCCACAGGCAATCAAATGAAAACGCCTCCCTTCGGTGATCATGTTAATTGACAGGGATTGTTTATGGCGTTCCAAGCCACTGTGTTTGGTTTGCTCTTTACAGAAAGACGGCTGGGCACAAACACCAGAGTTTCTTTGAGTGCAAACACTGAACGAACAGGGAAAATTAACTACATTTGACATTCAAAAttctgtgatttaaaaaaaaaaagtactctTTGTTGGTGAAACAAAACTTTGGTAAACTGGTTGTCCTGTTTTGTATGCACTGTTAATAAACAAACTCAAACAACCCCTCTCCAGTCACCCCTGTTTAATGACGCTCCCTTGGAATTTGAGTGTTTGGatagatgtgtgtatggttaAGTAAACCTCTAAAGAGACGCGTGTGCTGAAGGATACTGCTGTATCCTCTTTGATAATCTTATCACTGTATCTGTTTGGAGAGCCAAACCCAAGGCTCATATGGATATAGCTGTGAAGTTCACAGCAACCTGAGTCATTGAGCATGAAGACTGCGAAAAGACTGACAGTAAATGAAGAAAAGGTGGAAGTTGAATGGGATGAAGGTCTTTCCTTGTTTGTTAACTGTATTAGCTGAAGTTGGCATGTGTTTCAGAGATAAGAATCCCTTTGATGTTAATTGCAAATGTTAGTCTTCCACAGACTTGTCTTTCTGGCCAGGCGATATTACCTTGTCTTTAATGTTGTGGCTTGTGCGAGAAATCTTTTGGCACATGGCATGGCCTTAGAAAGCTGTAGCTTTCTGCTTCATCTTCCTCAGGTTTTTCTTGAAGTTTCTGTCACTCAAATCCAGCTAATATGGTCTTTGTTTCTTGTCTCAACCAGATGTAGTCTGACTTATCCACAATTTTCAGTTTTAATTCACAACAaaattccaaaaaaaaaaaaaaaatggcatatGTAACATTTCTTGGAATTTGAAATTGCAGGTTATGTGAGTATATTTTGGGAATAGGATGTGTGATGTGGTTTTGCCACtacctgtgtgttcatgtatcaCATTTCCATCCCTTGCAGGCATTCAGGAGTATGTTGAGGCCGTGTCTTTCCAGCATTTCATAAGACATCGCACCCTGATCAGCCTGGAGGAGATCAATGCCAGGCTGGTCTTCATGAAGGGCGAAAAGGCAGAGGCCAAGGTACCCCTCTCATAGTGGtctaccacatacacacacacagtctctctgtcagtgACAGCACTTTATGCCTCATATTTGCTTCAGCAGTTCAAAAGACTGCAACATTGGTGTTCCCAGAACAGGACCGTAGGTAATATGTACAGGAAGTGACTGCCTAGAGATCCATGCTCTGGTATCTCTTTTAGTTCAGTCTTCAGTGAAGTTGCCCCTATGCAACAagaatgttattattattattattccttaTTGTTAATTGTTGCTGTCTGTTTCCCTATCACGCTTGTATATTCTTGCTTACTCTCTTGTACAATGACAGTTTCTCTCAAGCTTCACAGTGCCTTTCTATCACccattttttttggttttgctgAGCTTCATACAGTATTTCTTACACGTACCCTTCTTGCTTTCActgtctttcctcctcctcctcctttctctgtctgtctctctgtctgtttactTCCGAAAAGAAGTGACTACGTTTTTAAAAGCACTTGCACCCTGCTTATCAGATGGGCAAGAATGGCTATCTCTGCATTCTATTTTGAGCGAGGGACGATGAGCGACCGCACTGACATGGTTCTGTGAGGAGATCTGTTGTTAGGCCCCAGGCCAATATATTTGGGATATTTTTGGATGCCTCTACTACGTGCTTACTTTAACAGGAGCACCAacatcttttttgttgtttgttttgttatgtggTTTAGATGTAATCTCTATGAAAACAAGCCGCTTTAAGGATGATTTCCCTATGAAATGCCTGAACGAAGAGTTTTATTCGAGGTTGCAACTTAAAAATATCATTGGCAATACAGAGCAATTCAATTCTAATAGTAATAGttatgatgatgacgacgaacATTTAAACAATAATATTTCTGTTTCTTAGCTAACCATGAAGTTAGGCATTAGGGCTGAAACGTTTACTCGAATAGTTTGATTACAAAAAATGTAAGGCTTCGTTTAATTCATATCACCAAAGTCCCTCTATTAAAAAGTCTCTGCTCTCATATCACTCGCATTATGTGGCCTGCTCAGCTCCGGTATCATTGTTGCACACGGACTGTAATTATTGACACACGTTAACTTGCCTGGCGAAGCTTTCTCAAACACTCATCCACTGCTAATGTTAATCCCTGGCAAGTTAAAGAATTTCCAAAGAAAATAATTTGCCTCGAACATTCTTTGTAATCTAATTATTCGAGTTACTCGAGTAATCATTTCAGCCCTAGTGTTTGATTTGGAATAAAAACCTGTTTTTGTCAGGAATAACAGCCAATTGCTTGGTCATTATAACAGGCCTGTCATGTTGCGTAACGCACTATTGATATTGTTGTTTATcagcaaaagtaaaaaaaaatgcaaaagtaCTTTTTATCTGATTAGTTTAGTCGATGAAATAATCGATAGAGTACTCAATTCCAAAACTATTCAATAGTTGCAGCCCTATTAGGCATGTTTGTTATTGCATTGCAAAATATTCAGAATACAACCAAACACAGtgagaaatatttttttatttttctaatgGTTTGAATGAGCAGAGTGTTAGCATGTGCACATGTAAAGGAGGCATTGAGTTCGATTGTTGAGTTCAATTTCATTAAACTGCCTTATTGTTAGTGCTCCCAATATGTGTTGTCAGTTTTGTGCAGGCACAGTGTAAAGTTATCAACCCGCATCCCTATTTTCTCCAACAGAGTGACCAAGTCGTGACCCCATGCCAAGACCCGGCTGTCCTGACCTTCCAGGTGACCCCCACCGACTACCTTCTGGGCGTGGCCGACCTGACGGGCGAGCTGATGCGCATGTGCATCACCAGTGTGGGCAACGGCGACATGGACACGCCCTTCCAGCTGGGCAGCTTCCTGCGCGAGGTACACGACGGCTTCGCCTTCATCGGTAACACGGGGCCCTACGAGGTGTCCAAGAAGCTGCACACACTCCGCCAGAGCCTGGCCAAGGTGGAGGATGCCTGCTACACTCTGCGCGTGCGCGGCTCCGAGATCCCCAAGCACATGCTGGCCGACGTCTTCTCCAGCAGGGCCGTGCTCCTGGACACAGACGAAGGCATGGGCTAGCTGATTCAAACTGAGCTCCTCCACTCCTGTGCTATAAGTATTATTATGTTCTGCATAGCCGGAGCATTCATGCATGTTTTCCATATGTGTCCAGTCAGGTGGTATTTTGTTGAAGTCGTTTTTTGTTTGTGGGAGGGTGAAGCTCTACCCGCTGGGTGTAACCTCCAGTTAGACGTGGAGACTGTTGTTGAAAAGTGCATTGTTTTCTTGTTGCAAACTGGTCTTTCATAATGATGTAAATGTGATGTATCTTGTTTAGTTTATCGGTTGACGTATTTGCATCGGAATTCAGCAGTGATATGATCTGCAATGTAAATTACTTTTTAATTAAAACACTTTTGttacaaactgtagactgttttttttttctcttctttcgtGTACTAAAgtgagtgtggatctgtgtcagatgaggattttttttccccctttcctgtttgcatgtgtatttcTGTTCAGTTGTATATTTtcttccttctctatctcttgctGATAATCTCAGGCAGGCGCTGCCATTGTCCTAGGCCGTTTTAGTTGTTGCCGTGAGATACGCCTGACTTGAGAGTGAGGTACGTGCTCGGCTGTTGGCGTGTTGTGAGTGCCACACATACCAGTCCGCCCAGGAGCGTGGCGCTACCCGGAtgccccctccatccctcccttacTCTGTCTTGCCAGTGGGCATGACCATGCCTTTCTGCCAACCTGGAATGATTGGATTTCCTAGTAAGGAGAGTGACGGTAGTATCAATTTCCTTTTGAAATAGGCAACAATTTATTTAGTTCATCAGTCAATTGTTCAGATAATGGATGTTGGAGTTTGCTTATTTTctatatttgttttgtgtatgcATTTTCTTTGCATTTTAGATATTGTACATTGTGTATATCGGAAGTTAAAATCCGGAAGAATTGTATTGATCAATTGGACCTGGTTACTGAGAGATGATGACATAATCCCTGATTCCCTTGCTATGAGTAGCACTGCAGGATTCGGATCGTTCTGGAAATACATCTATAAATATTCTATTATTCACATTCCAGAGCATCCATAACATGCTGTGGATTTAGATTTCTTCCCCATTGTCAAAACATGAAACGGAGGACTGTTGCAGACTTTGGACTGTGGGAACATGAGCACAGAGATGGCTAAGCATTTTCTCAGCACAGAGTTGTTTTTCGTCATTTAAGACAAAGCACACAACCGGAGAGCTGGGCACCGGGTCTGAGGGGCACCACGTGTGAATGCTAGCATTTAAACCTGGAACAACACGCTTTCTGTTTGGCGGGTAGTTTCCCAGATGGCAGCTGCTGGGTCTATCAGGCCCTTGAGCGTTTTCAGTGAGAAAACATTTTGAATTTGTGGTTTTAAAGTTGAGTGATTACGTATGTCTGTATACATTTGTTTTAATATTGTCGAGATCAGAAATGCTTCACACAGTCTATCTGTgtgagga harbors:
- the tsnax gene encoding translin-associated protein X, with protein sequence MSKREGEGCPRKRKTDVTQTQKNDQRETSNINPSSAVLSAFKVFQQELDTKHDKYERLVKLSRDITIESKRTIFLLHRVTSVPNVEEVLEEADGKLDAVRQKIGQIAEELRGEDLYQFHRAFTPGIQEYVEAVSFQHFIRHRTLISLEEINARLVFMKGEKAEAKSDQVVTPCQDPAVLTFQVTPTDYLLGVADLTGELMRMCITSVGNGDMDTPFQLGSFLREVHDGFAFIGNTGPYEVSKKLHTLRQSLAKVEDACYTLRVRGSEIPKHMLADVFSSRAVLLDTDEGMG